GAGGCTTAAGGAGGCTGAAATTTGAACAAGATCTTCCTGCTAGTTGGTCACAAAGTCGGCATTCTAACCCAGGTTTTCACCAAAGCCCGGGTTTTCCCGCTTGCCACAGTTAGCACAAAATGCAAATACGTTTTGGAAGCTCTTAAGGCCCCATGGAAACAAGGaaaatgttaaatcaacaaatgAGAATTAAACACTGATTATGTGCAAAGAAGCAGAGTATGCAAATTTGGAGATTCAGATCTGACAAGGTGGGCTGAGACTGTTTGTGCAGGGCCTGGACTAGCATGTAGGATTGTGCACTTTATCCTGGGCAAGGGGGAATTGTGGTAGACATTTAGCAGAGTCTGAAACACTATGCTGAGGCCTGAGACACTGCACTCCATCCCCTACTCCTCCACTTTAGCTGTCAAATGATAGCCAGGGTGAAAAATCTAGACATGTGTATGGAGATAATTTCCCAGGATGAGTCAGAGGGGTAGGGGGTAAACATTCGTGAATATGGATTTGGGAGCTTTTTCAGAGACCTCaaggagaggctggggtgggggaagggcacaAAATcaccagagagaaaaataaagaccaATCTTCACAAATACAGACCAATCTTTACCCTGAGAAATCCGAATGGGTCAGAGGGACTTGTATGCCTAGAATTCTGAATTTTCTTGGTCTTAAGTATCTTCCCAAATACTTCCCTGGAACCCctgaattgttttgaatttataaTGAATTCTGACTCACAGCATTTCCCAACCCACTTACACGTACCCTACCAGCACAGGAAGTCCAGGGTGAATGCTggtgttcattccccaagtaaaGCTTTGCTTTCCTCCCTCAGAGCCAGTCAGGGCCTGCAGCACACCCCAGCCGGAGCAGGGCAACGCAAATCCAAGAAGCCTTTGCACACTCATCTCACCCTATCATCTTGCACGCTCTGTATTTTCTGTTGGCACTTAAAGGGATTCAGCTAGGAATGGATAAAACCTGCTTAAGCAAGGATCACTGATTCATATTTCTGCTGGTGCACGGGGGCCAGAAGCAgtgtcttgaaaaaaaaaattgcttgatattcttaaaagaaaatctgaaatgtaTGCTTTCCTATTGATGCAAATTATCTGCAGAAAGACTGAACTGTTTTGTTTCTTGGGTTTATTATGCCTTGCTCTCTGAATAGAAATTGATTTAaaggaaagagaataaaaatgctTCTTATATTTACCACCCACCAGGAAGAACATACACCTTtgagctttaatttttaaagcaatgtcatcaaaatccttaaaatatttaCAGCATATGCTGTCACATGGAAAATCAAGGGAAGACAAACACAGTTGTAGCAGGAgaattctacaaaataaaaatataaagataagcatcattttaaaacatgcatCATAGGGGCTTAATTTATGTCAGAGTGTCGATACTTTGGATCTGAAAAACCGTCACTCTGatgaacaaaaattaaatttaagcaCTTTTCTACATAAGAGTTCTTCCTCTTTTTGCAAAGATCTCTGAAGAAACTTAAGATGTGATGTTtcaaggtctttaaaaaaaaatgatgtattatAACCGCAAAACACAAATGCAATTAAAACCCATTAGCAGCatccatgaaaaaaaatttggaagcTGGAAGCTATCCTTAAAAGATGAATTGTATTGAAACACAAGAGTTATATTGTTTTAGAGAGGGGCAAACCACTGATTTTTATTGAACAGAAATAACTGCTTGTTTTGGACGACAGACTCCAAAAATCTCTTCTTCCAGCTCTTACCTTTAAGCAATGAAGATGATTATGGGATTATTTCCAAAAACTTCTTATTAACCCCTCCTGCCCACAGTGCTGAAAAAATTAGAAGACGTGTAAAATACACATTCTTAATTAAAGGACATTTGGAAGTGAAGATGGCTTTTGTTAGTCAATGACAATTGTTAACCCTCAAAATCAACAGGAAATCCTGCTATTTAGCAAGGTGCAAACGAAACAGTAAACAGGCCTTAGATATCCCAGGTACTTTCTCTCCTGGCAGAGAGATCTCAGCAATCCTGCTGTGCCTGCTGCTTAAAGGAAGTACAAATCCCTACCCTGCGAGCTGCTGATTGAGAGGACCCTCCTGGGTCTCACGGAACCCACTTATCCAGCCCATCCCTATTGTTGCCTGTCTCTTACATTTATATACCCACGTTGGGGACAGCACAAAAGGAAGCTTTTAGCACCACATAATCTTCTGGCttcggagggagggagaaactTAAGCACCATTTGCATTTCACAATCGGTAAAGTAGAAAGCCTGGACGATCTACTGATAATTGAACAGGCTTAATGTGTTCTCTATCGGCGGAAAAACAATTCTAGCTCCTGCGAGATGGTAGGCAAAATGAGCGAGTCAAGGAGAAAGCTTCAGGATCATCAAGTTCAAGAAAGATCGGCCGGCTGGTTTCGTCCACGGAGAATTCTGAacaggctgcccctcccccctttaaaaatgttcaagacaAAGGGCGCTTTAATTTAAATGTGGCAAACAGAAGAATTCCTAGAAAGCGTGCGTGTAGTTGACACATATTCGGCTGATGCCAGCATTTCGGGGTCAGGAGCTCCGTGTTCTTCAATCAGGTGCCATTTAACAGGCTTCTTTCTGGGAACCGAATTTGCACATTATGCAGTctccacacacagcagggcaCTGGGCACAATAATGACAAAAGTCAAGATTTAGGGTTCAGTTccagctgattttatttccttctcaaaaaaagttatttacagAAGGTATATATCAACAATCTGACAGGCAGTGAACTTGACATGATTAGctggcatgattttttttctttttctttttcccccaaaCATTGTTTTGTGTGGCCTTGAATTTTAAGACAAATATTCTACACGGCATATTGCACAGGAtggatggcaaaaaaaaaaaaaaaaaaaaaaaagtttaaaaacaaaaaacccttaaCGGAACTGCCTTAGAAAAGCAGACGTCCTAGTGCCTGTCATGTTATattaaacatacatacacacaatctTTTTGCTTATTATAATACAGACTTAAATGTACAAAGatgttttccactttttttcAATCTTTAAACACAACAGCTATAAACCTGAACACATATGCTATCATCATGCCATAAGACTAAAACAATTATATTTAGCGACAAGTAGAAAGGATTAAATAGTCAAATACAAGAATGAAAAACGCAGTACATAGTGTCGCGAACTCAAATCGGCATTTAGATAGATCCAGTGGTTTAAACGGCACGTTTTTGCTTATAAAAAAAGTGCAAAAAAGATGTGGTTTACAAATTAAAGCTACAGGATCCCTTTTTGCTGTAAATGCACCAGTTTTAAAGCCTCTGGACAGAACAGTATTTCTTCTAGACAACTGGTTGTTTTCTGAAAAGCATACAGTGTTCAGCCaattctccctccccacccctcttttATTCTTTACGAGACTGGGGTTGAAGGGTGGATACTGGTGGCAGGTTAAGGGATACTGTCACTTTAAGAAGCCTGCAGATTGAAGTGTAAACATGGAGAAATTAGGGGCTGATTTTTAAACTGTGTGAGATATTAACCAGCCTCCCTATTATAAAATCAGGAAATCCAAACAGCGATTTACACCGATTAACACcccctttatatattttttacaaaaatacacTGAGAAAATAATCAAACGTTTTCATCtctcttgtctttttgttttttaaaagtgtcaaaagtctacatttaaatataaaaaattaaaagttaaaactcTAGCCCTTCAGTGAAGGAGACGTAAAATGGCGTGGGTAACAacaactaccaaaaaaaaaaaaaaaaaaaaggcagaaagaaaaaggaaaaaagaaagtttaacaaaaaaaaaaaaaagaaaaagaaaagaaaagaaaaaaaaagtaacgaAAGCCcaagaagggaaataaaaaagggattaacataagaaaaaaaatacgtTTGGCCAGTATAAATACGTCCACATATAAAATGGCATCTGATTACAtttacaaggaaaaagaaaagacgaGGATGGAGTATCGGTGAGGGAAAAAACACGTCTTCTCATTTACACCTAGAAggaataaacacatacacactgagAAAAAATTTGGtcctgaattgttttttttttttccttaaagtccAGCACAGATTTGAGTTGCGTTTGAATCCTTTAAAGAGTTAAGAATGAAAAAAAGCTGGTGATAATTTCGTTGTAGGAATCAAACATAGCGCCATCTATCTGCTTCTTATATTACCCTACACTATTTTAGAAACTGCTCAACAGTCTtatacagaaatctttaaaagattgaCAGGATAACATGCTATATTAACCCCACCAGTGAAATAATCCAACACCATCACGATTCCgattaagagaagaaaaaaagcctTCTTTTTCCCCCCGCAACCTCTCGCCCTGCCCCGCACCCAGCAGTCCCACCGCAGCCCCGCAGGGCCCCGCGCACACCCGCGCACCCCTCCAGTCCGGCAGGTGCCCCGCCAGCCCGCGCGTCCATCGCCTGCGCCCTCGTCCCCGCCGCGGTCCTCGGGCCACtgcccagcgccggccccccggcTGGCCTCCACCCCTCCTCACCGCCGCCTCCGGCTGCAGGGGCgagggaatttttttaaaaaaagaaagaaaggggaaaaaaaaaaaaaaaggcaaaggaaggaaggaaggggagcggggtggcgggtgggggcggggtgcgggcGGGAACTGGCCAGCGTGGAGTCTTCCAGCCCCAACGCGCCCCTAAAAACCTCTGCCCTCGGCCAGACGCCATCACCCCCTCCCCGCAGCCTGGTCTTCACGaggcaagaaaataaagagaaggagagcgagcgagcgagcgagcgaggacGGGGGCGCGCGGGATCGCCCCCCACTCGCCCCTCCGCTCCGGACCGAGAAAAACACCACACAAATCCAACGAAACCAGGCAGGTGGCGAAGCGAGAGGGCTAAGATTCCTTCAGTCTctcagggaaaaaacaaaaaacaaacaaaaaaaaacaaaacaacaccaaAACCCAGCCGGGCGGCGCGCGGGGGGCGCGGACAAGTCCGgaagcgctcgctcgctcgctcgctctcttttggaaaagggaggaggtgcgggggggggagggggtctctTCAAGCAAAGGGGAGGAAACTCGAAGTAGCTTGTTTTGCCATCATCACCAACAACATCAAGAACAACACCAAAAGGTCGCCCCGTCCGGCCTCGGGCCGCGCCGGGcgcggggtgggggatgggagcgCGCGTCCGAGCGCCCCCGCGCTCCGCTCCGACGGCGGCGGGGGCGCGCCGCAGCCGGCCCTGCGCACTGTTTtactcctttttccttttttttttttttcttcttcaaacatTTCTTGTTTTCgttttctctgtttcccttttctttttcggCTCTTCATCCGTTccgtttctccttttttttttttttttcctctctctctctctcgctctctctctccgttCTCTCTCGCGCCTCCCCGGGCCCCCTCCGCTCCCCGGCCCGCGCGCCCCGCTCAGTAGGTGAAGACCAGGTTGGAGATGCTGGACTCGAGCCAGTCTCCCGAGATCATCTCGCTCACCTCGGGCGTGCAGTAGTCCGGGAACTCGAAGTGCGAGCCGGAGCCCGGCTCGAAGTTAAAGTCCAGGTCCCGGTCGAGCGCCGACGACGAGCTGAAGCTGCCCAGGGACATGCTCTCAAAGTTTGAGCTGGGGTGCAGGTCGAGCAGGTCGTCCTCGAACTCGTCGTCGGAAGACGAGGAGCCCGAGGAGGAGGACGcggacgacgacgacgacgacgacgcgTGCGAGGGCGCGCTGGACGGGGCGGGCGAGGCGGCGCGCAGGCTGGCGTAGCCGCGGTGGTCGGCGGGCGAGCGGCCGGCGGCCGGCGACGACGCCGCGCTGCTGCGGCCGCTCAGGCTCGGCGCGTCGGGCGAGCAGCCCGCGCCGCCCTCCTCGTACAGGCCCAGCGGGTCGCTGGGGTCCGCGCCCGCGCCCACGCCGCCCACGGGGGACGCCGCGGCGCCCAGGCCGCCGAACAGGTAGACGCGCTTGACCTTCTTCTCAGCCAGGGGCTTGGCGGGCGCCGCCAGGGTGGCGGAGGCCGCGGCCGCCGCGGAGGCCGCGGCCGAGGCGCCGGGAGTCCGCGCCTTGTACAGCgcgtggtgatggtggtggtcgGCGGCGGCGcccaggggcagcagggcagcGGCCCCCGCCTGCTCGGCGGcgaaggaggcggcggcggcggcggccgcagctttcccgccaccgccgccgccgccgccgcccgccagGACGAGCTTGGCGTGCGGCTTGCTggccccgccgcccgcgccgccggccACTTTGGAGCCGCAGCTCTTCTTCTGCGCCGGTTTGGAGttggcgccgccgccgccgctcgcgccgccgccgcctcctccccccgcgttgccgccgccgccgccgccgcccccgccgccgccaccgACCTTGTCTCCCTTCTCCCCGGGcttggaggcggcggcggcggcggcggccgaggagCTGGCGTTGGCGTTGCCGGACTTCACCTTCTTCCTGGGCCGGTACTTGTAGTCGGGGTAGTCAGCCATGTGCTTGAGGCGCAGCCGCTCCGCCTCCCGGATGAAAGGGATCTTGTCGCTGTCTTTGAGCAGCTTCCAGCGTTTGCCCAGCCGCTTGGAGATCTCGGCGTTGTGCATGTCGGGCGACTGCTCCATGATCTTGCGCCGCTCGATCTGCGACCACACCATGAAGGCGTTCATGGGCCGCTTGATGTGCCCGCTCGGCGTCTTGCACCAGCTCGGGTCGTCGGCCTTGCCGCCCGTGGAGGCGGTGGAGCCGGGCGTGGGCGACGAGGCGATGGCCAGCTCGAGGCCGGCGCCCGAGTCCGAGCTCTCGCCGGCCAGCAGCGCTTCCGTGTTCTCGGCGTTGTTGGTTTGCTGCACCATGGCCCCGGCTCCGCGGGCGCCCACGCGCGCTCACACCCTCGCGGCGGCCCGGGGCGCGATCGCCGGGCGCTGCCGGCTGCCCGGGGCCGAGCACACGCCGAGCCGAGGGTCGCGCGCCGCGGCCGAGCGGGCCCCTCCACTCCGCGCCGGGGCGGAGGTGGGCGAGGAGAGAAAAGTCCGCAAAAAGATGCGGGGACGGAGAACTCCGCCTGTCGCGCAGGAGTTGTAGCTTCCAGGCTGGAgaggctcgctcgctcgctctctcctctctctctctctctctctctctctcccccctctctgtgtctctctcaccgACCGCGCCGCAGTTTGCTGTCTGTCGGCTCAGAGTCTGGAGACCGTGCTAAAAGTGGAGACGGAGTTTCGCGAATGCTGATTGCTGAAGCTTCCAAGTTTCTCGTCGCCTCCCAGgcaagtctctttaaaaaaaaaaaaaaaagtcttttttttttttttcttcttcttcccctgAAGCAGTTGCTTCCAGTTCAGGAGCGCTCTCGGTAGCTCAGGAAAGAGACATAGTCTGTATCACTTAGTCCCTTTCTTGCaatgcaaagcaaaaaaaaaaaaaaagactctggtCCAGGACTCTCTGTGGGCGGAATCGGCACTAAGGAGTTGGTGCAATTATTTTGTTGCAAGGTAGGAAGCCAAAAAGCCTGCATGCAA
The sequence above is drawn from the Lepus europaeus isolate LE1 chromosome 3, mLepTim1.pri, whole genome shotgun sequence genome and encodes:
- the SOX4 gene encoding transcription factor SOX-4, encoding MVQQTNNAENTEALLAGESSDSGAGLELAIASSPTPGSTASTGGKADDPSWCKTPSGHIKRPMNAFMVWSQIERRKIMEQSPDMHNAEISKRLGKRWKLLKDSDKIPFIREAERLRLKHMADYPDYKYRPRKKVKSGNANASSSAAAAAAASKPGEKGDKVGGGGGGGGGGGGNAGGGGGGGASGGGGANSKPAQKKSCGSKVAGGAGGGASKPHAKLVLAGGGGGGGGGKAAAAAAAASFAAEQAGAAALLPLGAAADHHHHHALYKARTPGASAAASAAAAASATLAAPAKPLAEKKVKRVYLFGGLGAAASPVGGVGAGADPSDPLGLYEEGGAGCSPDAPSLSGRSSAASSPAAGRSPADHRGYASLRAASPAPSSAPSHASSSSSSSASSSSGSSSSDDEFEDDLLDLHPSSNFESMSLGSFSSSSALDRDLDFNFEPGSGSHFEFPDYCTPEVSEMISGDWLESSISNLVFTY